TTGCTCTGTAGCCTAAAGCTTAGACCAGAGGTTcttctcagagtgtggtcccaGGAGCACCAGCGCCCCCGGGGAAgttggtggaaatgcaaattctcagctgCTGCAGACCTACCAAGTCAGAACCTCTGCACTTTTAACAAGCCCTGGTGTGACTCTGATGAACACTCACATCTGAGGCTCACgggcttaaaaaagaagaatttgcTTATTATGGTCAGAAAATACCCCACTAATTGTCTTCCTTcttctgaaactgtaaaactcttctGCAAATTtggcagctgagacagtgaaattCTCCAGAGCAAACTTCTCCGGAGGCCGTGCGCTCCGGGTTGGGTTCGTGCGCCGTGCGGTCTGTCCCTCCGAGAAGGCCCGCCTCACTGTTCTCTTCTTCTGAAAGCAGAGCACAGAGGTATGCAACTGTGTGCTTTCTTGAATAAAAGCCATATGGCAAGCAATTATGTCTATCAGTATTGGAATAAATCGTCATAAGAGTTCCACTTACAGAAGCTGAGTTCGGGGTTCGCACTGGGAAGAAATCTGGCATCGAGTTCAATTCTGCCAATAACTGAGCAAGCTAAAGTTCAGAACAAAAGAGAGGATCTTACAAAAATATTGCCAAGTCTAGTTCATCTAACACCTTATCACGAGTCTTCAGTTTTGCAGCCGTGAGAAACTTCACTCATCAGTTTACATCAGATCTCAACAGTTGTTACATTTTTAACCCCACgtgtaaatatttttatctccAGCTGTGAGATGCTGATATTACCTTTCATAAGAATAAAATCTAAGCCCATTCCTTACATATAAGGATATGACACAATGAAAACTGTCCAGGAATGACCAAGCCCTGGAGCATGAGGCTGGAATCCTGACTGGGCCACTAATTAGCAGTGTGACCCTGGACCATATCATTTTGCACACCTGAATCAAGTTTCACCATGTTCAAAACAGAAAAGGCCCAAGTACATCATTCTGACAGTTATTTAAAGCTCCAAAAAACTCATTAAGTTGATTAATttctcatcaataaaaataatttatgaaaatatttccaaataaacacCTAAGAATATCAAATAATAGGCATTAATATGCTAATCAGACAATTTAATTAAGATTCTTTTTAGTTTTAGACTTATGCAAATGTACGGGTGTCACTAAAAAATCATGCAGAACATagttctcattttaaagatagaGACACAGTGCTAAAAATTTCCCTTTGCTAAGCACAAATGTGTCTTAGGACATATTTCACCCAAAAGTAGGCTTTATATTTTCCTAGGTAACTTATTAGACATATGAGATTGCATATACAGTATCATTACATTAtgctttcttaaaagaaaatattaaagaaaaaacactATAATGCTAAAAGTGATGAGTgctcaaattattttcttttaattctgtaTATATGAAATTATGAAGCAGTTATCGACCACATATAGAAAAATCAAATACACATAgcaaaaatttcattttgttccaTTAATTGTTCTAGTGATGACATTTTAAAGTGATTCAAAACTATTGAGTTGTTTTGACCTAGACTTCTTTCACTCCTTCAGGTAATGTCTTGAAACCACAGCAGGTCATCACAAGAGAACGGTTTCTAGGTTGAAAGTGACCTGCACATTACAACTCTTAAGTGGGCTTTGTGACATCTTATTTACACTTTGCATCTTTCTGCTGTGAACAGGCCAGCTGTTCACCCTCTCTCATCTCCCATACTGCTATATATTTAGAACTGGATAAACAGTAAGCAGCATTAGCTCATGGCACCACGTAGGGGGCTAAAAGTGGTCCTGGGGAGTCTCCTGTTCCCAAACCAGAGCTGATCAGGTAATAACTGTGTGGggttcagaaaaagagaaaggataccCAATACCCAGGACACATTTCCTGACAGAAGCCAAAGCAGCAGCAGCCGTAAAAACAAACAGTTCCGTGAGCCTCGGCAGCCACTGGTCAGGGCGGGGTGCAGCCCCCAGACCACACGCCGCGGGCCTTACCATGGCCTTGTTCTCCTTGATGTTCATGGTCCTTTTCAACAGGGCATCTGAGCTCTCCTGGCCCTCATCCCTGGAGTCATCCTCAGACTCAGAGGCAGAATCATCCCTTTCCTTCCCCTTTCTGCAGCTTTTCTTTCTTCCAAGAATTGATTTTTTATTGTCCTGTAAGCGTGAGCTAGAAAACAGTGGCTCAGAAGCATTGTTTTTATCTGGTTTTTTTGCCAGTTTCTTGGTAGGGAACTGAAAGGCTACCCGAAGACCAATGCTGCTTCTTCTAGGCCTGCTCCTTCTAGGCGTAGccttttcttcttcatcatcttcctcttcctcGCTTACTAAAGAGGCTTTACTGTCATCGCTCAAATCTGACTCCACGagctacaaaatgaaagaaggaacaaagacgtTATCTATAACAGACCTTCGAAAAGACGTATCTTTAAAACCACTCTGACgttattttaggaaaaagaatGACCATATGAGTTCCCTCTGAACTCTTCAGTTAAACGCTCACATAGTTTGTTGATGAATATAATCAAAGAGCAAGCACTCTGCTGCTACACTCTGCCCCAGCCACACCCACTGGCAGACTGTGTTCCATCAGAGCATCAGGCTGGGAGCAAAACGCTGACCAAGGGGGCTCTTCCACAGTGGAGCAGCCAGGCTGGCACATCTGGAAGCCACGTAATgaggaaaattcaaagaaaatggtGTGCATGACATAAGAGTTATCGTCAGACAAAAACGGAgtgctaaggaaaaaaatatactgACTATTCTGCCTTAAATAGCAGGAATGAGAATTTTGAGTAAAAGGGACAGGAAAGCTGACCTCACTTCAGTGAAGTGACCAAGGAGCAGGCAGGTGACAGGTCACTGGGGTCAGTGGGGGAAACTTTATCCCCAGGACATGATGGGTTCTCACTCCAAAGGAAGCCCTCCTCCCTTTTCGGTAACCTGCAGACCCATGGGGTGAAATCAAGGCAGAGAGCTCTGCAGGCTGTCACAGAGCACCAGTTCATCACCTCAGGAAATTCTCACCCCCAATTTTCAAACTCACTAGGTAGTACAGGTCTCCAGCATTAAAACATAACTCAGTTACGTTTTACATGTGAGAACACAGGAAGAACAGAAGGCAGTGGCCAGATGACATTACCCAGGTGACAGTGGATGATAGCTCAGATGTGATGGGACTCTTGGCAATAGTAGACATAGGTTTAAATATTGAGATCAAAGCCATCTCCTGGGCATCTTTCCTTGACCCACATGCTGGAAAGTTTAGTCTGGGAACCTCTGTCGGGGACCCCTAACAATGGGGCTACTGTGAGGAGAGCAGCCAGATGGGCCCAGGATTCAGTTAAACGACTCTGCTTCCTCCTCAGTGACTACTCCCCAAATTCTAGCTGGACTCAAGTTAAAAATAaggcagagggaggaaaaaaatgcagATAACTGCCAAACCGTGGCGTATGTATCAATCCACAAGCCAAGTAGAGAAATGAGACCATACTGTactgatttatctatttttctttagtATCTTCAACTTTCTACATTAGTAGTTCTGGAATTCAAAATGGTGGGCTGCAGGAGTCCAATTGTAGGAGACATTGTCGGAGAACTTCAGAGGAAACACCTCCCCGATTGGCTTTACTTATTTATCATAATCATCATCTAAACCACCTCTCTTCaccaaggatgtggagcagcttATTACTGAGGACTGAAGTAGGAGAACAGCAAACTGTAAATACCAGTGGAGACTCAGACCTGAGGAAAGAACACAAGGGCCAGCACCACTGCTGTGGCTGTTTCACATCTGGCTAGAAGACCACTACACACCAAGGTATAGTAAGATCCTATTATCAGAAAAGGTGGTCTCACCAGTTCTCACTAGGGTGGGCAGAAGGTTGGGTAGGGAGACAACAGTGCTTGTTTtctcacataattttaaaataaaatttgcaggTGGACCTGCCCTGAACTATGAATTATATCAGAGTCAACGCAACACGTCACAATTCATACCCAAAATTTAGAGACTATGGGGGGGAAAAAAGACTTTTGGGGTAATTTACAATCCCATGCTGGAAACTCAAATTCTTTGAATAACCAGATATCGCTTAGCTAAagaacagaagataaataagtcaCCAAGAGTAGATGATACCCATTAGGGTTTGGAAGGATCTTAGTGTCTTGCTGGCAAGAAACCAGAGACTTGTTGGCCAGAACACATGAACTGCCATACAGCTTCTGTAAAGAAAGCCAAAGGAGGGCTGGGGCTACAGCCTGGCACAGCTTTGTGTTGCtattcacagaaaaaaatcacCATCAAACAAAGCAGCCTACTATTAGGGCTTTCAGGCCTTAAGTTCCCCAAGAAAAGATGAGGGACAAAACGAACCTACTAGTTATAGCTAATTTAAACTTCTACAGAGTTCCATGCCAGAAGTGGTTCCTTCGGAGGTTCTAAGCGTGAAGAGGCTTAACCTCTATCCTTTATCTTGATACCAAAGAAGGAAGTGGTACATTGATTTTGGGGGGATAAATATATACTAGTCGGCAGTAAACTGGCTTAAACATACGGAATAAAAGGAAGAGATCAACCAACAAGTCTCTTGATGGCAAAGTGCtgacagcagatttctctcaGGAAGCGGGCAGGCCTGGGTCATCTTTATCATTAGAAAGCATGTCAGCATCCAAATCAAGAATGCACAGGGAAAACTCTAAGTCTGTACCACAGCTAAATTTTTGCCAAATTAACTCCAAACCTAAGAACACTACTTTGCACACAACAAGAAATGACTTTAATGAACTTGTTACTCCCAGATAGACCCTCCTCTTTTCCGATAAAAAAGGTTCAAGAGAGTGtgaaatagggccagccccggtggcctagtggttaagttgggcgcactccgcttcagcagcctgggttcagttcctgggcgtggacctacaccacttgtctcttggtggccatgctgtggccgcggctcacatgcaaaaaagaggaagattggcaacagatgttagctgagggtgaatcttcctcagcaaaaaaaaaaaagtctgaaataaATTCTTTGATAAGGACACCTGGGACACACACCCCAAAACTCCAAAGGGGAAGACAACTGGATTTTCTCTAAGAGAATAATGGACTAGGGACCAGAGATTAGCCTTAGAAtagcaatttttatattttgttaactagcttatataataaacatgtaagaaaaagtaaaatctttTCATGTGGGAAGTGACTtcttacaaataaaaatacagttcaCAAATAGGACTAAAAATACTACAATCCACACTCCCTCATATTGATAATTATTACCATTACTTCTGGGTTACTGTTTACATTCAGATCACTCTGCGTAAATCCTTCAAAATCTTCCATCTCTGAGTCAGTGTCCTCTATAAAAATTCTTCTTAGCTCTTCCGTAAAGTATTTGGAATGGAATCGCACATCCTGCTAAATTAAAAACACACgtcatggagaaaaaaagaagaatagaggttaccagaggcCAGGGGGCAATGCGgatttattgtttaatgggtagagaGTTTCTGTTTAAGatgatgaaaacattctggaaaTGCCTAACAGTGACagctgcacaacactgtgaatgtacttaataccacttaGT
The nucleotide sequence above comes from Diceros bicornis minor isolate mBicDic1 chromosome 3, mDicBic1.mat.cur, whole genome shotgun sequence. Encoded proteins:
- the CDCA7L gene encoding cell division cycle-associated 7-like protein isoform X4, whose amino-acid sequence is MDLATRSQIPKEVADIFNAPSDDEEFVGFRDDVPMETLSSEESCDSFDSLESGKQLVESDLSDDSKASLVSEEEEDDEEEKATPRRSRPRRSSIGLRVAFQFPTKKLAKKPDKNNASEPLFSSSRLQDNKKSILGRKKSCRKGKERDDSASESEDDSRDEGQESSDALLKRTMNIKENKAMLAQLLAELNSMPDFFPVRTPNSASKKRTVRRAFSEGQTARRTNPTRSARPPEKFALENFTVSAAKFAEEFYSFRRRKTISGGKCQGYRRRHRLSSFRPVEDITEEDLENVAITVRDKIYDKVLGNTCHQCRQKTIDTKTVCRNQGCGGVRGQFCGPCLRNRYGEDVRSALLDPDWMCPPCRGICNCSYCRKRDGRCATGILIHLAKFYGYNNVKEYLESLQKQLVEDN
- the CDCA7L gene encoding cell division cycle-associated 7-like protein isoform X3 codes for the protein MDLATRSQIPKEVADIFNAPSDDEEFVGFRDDVPMETLSSEESCDSFDSLESGKQQDVRFHSKYFTEELRRIFIEDTDSEMEDFEGFTQSDLNVNSNPEVMLVESDLSDDSKASLVSEEEEDDEEEKATPRRSRPRRSSIGLRVAFQFPTKKLAKKPDKNNASEPLFSSSRLQDNKKSILGRKKSCRKGKERDDSASESEDDSRDEGQESSDALLKRTMNIKENKAMLAQLLAELNSMPDFFPVRTPNSASKRTVRRAFSEGQTARRTNPTRSARPPEKFALENFTVSAAKFAEEFYSFRRRKTISGGKCQGYRRRHRLSSFRPVEDITEEDLENVAITVRDKIYDKVLGNTCHQCRQKTIDTKTVCRNQGCGGVRGQFCGPCLRNRYGEDVRSALLDPDWMCPPCRGICNCSYCRKRDGRCATGILIHLAKFYGYNNVKEYLESLQKQLVEDN
- the CDCA7L gene encoding cell division cycle-associated 7-like protein isoform X1 yields the protein MDLATRSQIPKEVADIFNAPSDDEEFVGFRDDVPMETLSSEESCDSFDSLESGKQQDVRFHSKYFTEELRRIFIEDTDSEMEDFEGFTQSDLNVNSNPEVMLVESDLSDDSKASLVSEEEEDDEEEKATPRRSRPRRSSIGLRVAFQFPTKKLAKKPDKNNASEPLFSSSRLQDNKKSILGRKKSCRKGKERDDSASESEDDSRDEGQESSDALLKRTMNIKENKAMLAQLLAELNSMPDFFPVRTPNSASKKRTVRRAFSEGQTARRTNPTRSARPPEKFALENFTVSAAKFAEEFYSFRRRKTISGGKCQGYRRRHRLSSFRPVEDITEEDLENVAITVRDKIYDKVLGNTCHQCRQKTIDTKTVCRNQGCGGVRGQFCGPCLRNRYGEDVRSALLDPDWMCPPCRGICNCSYCRKRDGRCATGILIHLAKFYGYNNVKEYLESLQKQLVEDN
- the CDCA7L gene encoding cell division cycle-associated 7-like protein isoform X2; this encodes MDLATRSQIPKEVADIFNAPSDDEEFVGFRDDVPMETLSSEESCDSFDSLESGKQDVRFHSKYFTEELRRIFIEDTDSEMEDFEGFTQSDLNVNSNPEVMLVESDLSDDSKASLVSEEEEDDEEEKATPRRSRPRRSSIGLRVAFQFPTKKLAKKPDKNNASEPLFSSSRLQDNKKSILGRKKSCRKGKERDDSASESEDDSRDEGQESSDALLKRTMNIKENKAMLAQLLAELNSMPDFFPVRTPNSASKKRTVRRAFSEGQTARRTNPTRSARPPEKFALENFTVSAAKFAEEFYSFRRRKTISGGKCQGYRRRHRLSSFRPVEDITEEDLENVAITVRDKIYDKVLGNTCHQCRQKTIDTKTVCRNQGCGGVRGQFCGPCLRNRYGEDVRSALLDPDWMCPPCRGICNCSYCRKRDGRCATGILIHLAKFYGYNNVKEYLESLQKQLVEDN